One window of Cupriavidus oxalaticus genomic DNA carries:
- a CDS encoding class I SAM-dependent methyltransferase — translation MDHTGDSFRAFELAGWEDPEVVSRYQEHLSHVTRQSIEALLDDARAASGQRVLDVASGSGHIAAAAARRGAEAIGIDFSLAQVELARKLYPHIDYQQADAQALPFGDASFDVVVNGFGMCHLSDPDAALREAFRVLRPGGRIAFTVWDAPERAVGFGAVYAAIRAYGSMEVDLPAGPNFFLFSDPNECRSALQQAGFVAPSCRHVHQVWRFSTPDQLFDALAQGTVRAAATLRAQTPRARDEIRAVLRGTVAGYMRGSGFEVPMPAVLAAAVKP, via the coding sequence ATGGATCACACCGGAGATTCGTTTCGCGCCTTTGAGCTGGCTGGCTGGGAGGACCCCGAAGTCGTCAGCCGCTACCAGGAGCACCTGTCGCACGTGACCCGGCAATCGATCGAGGCGCTGCTGGACGACGCGCGCGCCGCCAGCGGGCAGCGTGTGCTCGATGTCGCCAGCGGCTCGGGCCATATCGCCGCGGCGGCGGCACGGCGCGGCGCCGAGGCCATCGGCATCGACTTCTCGCTGGCGCAGGTGGAGCTGGCGCGCAAGCTGTATCCCCACATCGACTACCAGCAGGCCGACGCGCAGGCGCTGCCCTTCGGCGACGCCAGCTTCGATGTCGTGGTCAACGGCTTCGGCATGTGCCACCTGTCCGATCCCGATGCCGCGCTGCGCGAAGCCTTCCGCGTGCTGCGCCCAGGCGGTCGCATAGCCTTCACGGTGTGGGATGCCCCCGAACGCGCGGTGGGCTTCGGCGCGGTCTATGCCGCCATCCGTGCCTATGGCTCGATGGAGGTCGACCTGCCGGCGGGGCCCAATTTCTTTCTCTTCAGCGATCCCAACGAGTGCCGCAGCGCCTTGCAGCAGGCCGGCTTCGTTGCCCCGTCGTGCCGGCACGTGCACCAGGTATGGCGCTTTTCCACGCCGGACCAGCTGTTCGATGCGCTTGCGCAAGGCACCGTGCGCGCGGCCGCCACGCTGCGCGCGCAGACCCCGCGGGCGCGCGACGAGATCCGGGCCGTGCTGCGCGGTACGGTGGCCGGCTATATGCGCGGCAGCGGCTTCGAGGTGCCGATGCCGGCGGTGCTGGCCGCCGCGGTGAAGCCCTGA
- a CDS encoding AraC family transcriptional regulator — MPHDVAPAPALPAASPPAPARRRPVYSPVPRARPSAADPVIAHLRRPPPNAVIHPHRHPWGQLSFPISGSLRITAGGTTWLVPAMRAVWIPPDVEHNVVVLGTVRFYACYIAPQACALSADSCAVLEVSPLLRELMEALAHDDTLGERRRQLCASLLVEELAAAPTLSLGLALPSDRRLQALCHALMEDPGSSLTLSEWAARTGASERTLARLFESELKTSFGSWRQQLRLAHAIDLMSRGRPLAHVAAETGYAHAGAFSTMFRRALGQTPRDFMARRRRVLA, encoded by the coding sequence ATGCCACACGACGTCGCCCCCGCCCCTGCCCTGCCTGCCGCCTCGCCGCCCGCCCCGGCCCGCCGCCGCCCGGTCTACTCGCCGGTGCCGCGCGCACGTCCCAGCGCCGCCGACCCGGTGATCGCACACCTGCGCCGGCCGCCTCCCAACGCGGTGATCCACCCGCACCGCCATCCGTGGGGCCAGCTGTCGTTCCCGATCAGCGGCAGCCTGCGCATCACCGCCGGCGGCACCACATGGCTGGTGCCAGCGATGCGCGCAGTCTGGATCCCGCCCGACGTGGAGCACAACGTGGTGGTGCTGGGCACGGTGCGCTTTTACGCCTGCTATATCGCGCCGCAGGCCTGCGCGCTGTCGGCCGATTCATGCGCGGTGCTGGAGGTGTCGCCTCTGTTGCGCGAGCTGATGGAGGCCCTGGCCCACGACGACACGCTCGGCGAGCGCCGCCGCCAGCTCTGCGCCAGCCTGCTGGTGGAGGAACTGGCGGCCGCGCCCACGCTGTCATTGGGGCTGGCGCTGCCGTCGGACCGGCGGCTGCAGGCGCTGTGCCACGCGCTGATGGAAGATCCCGGCTCCAGCCTGACGTTGTCCGAATGGGCGGCCCGCACCGGCGCCAGCGAGCGGACGCTGGCGCGGCTGTTCGAAAGCGAGCTGAAGACCAGCTTCGGCAGCTGGCGCCAGCAGTTGCGGCTGGCCCATGCGATCGACCTGATGAGCCGCGGCCGGCCGCTGGCGCATGTGGCCGCGGAAACCGGCTACGCCCACGCGGGCGCGTTTTCGACCATGTTCCGCCGCGCGCTCGGGCAAACCCCGCGCGACTTCATGGCGCGCCGGCGCCGCGTGCTGGCTTGA
- a CDS encoding SLC13 family permease, with the protein MPPFVRRAAARFGLSGPDATLAATAPVRDTISDPGLRQSARAAFAIGVCIALVLSAGHAIDAPPALVWAAALVLSTVCCWALGALPEPTATLLFFLCAVVFQIAPPKVVFSGFASPAWWLMFGGAVTGVALRNSGLALRLADAIFQRRVHGYPQLVALVAASAVGLAFLMPSTTGRVLLLIPIVLALADRVGLAPGSNGRIGLVLTVAAASYMPPTTILPANIPNSVLLGAASSLYGINLSYGGYLLLHFPILGLLKTVVLVWLVCRLFPHDAPLAAAPAAARAPMGRQERLLAVILAIAVVGFATDALHGISPAWIALAASIVCLLPGVGLVSSRALAEQVHLVPLLYVAGFLGLGAVVESTGLGTAVSHALLNWLQLTPGHTVANVGALGAVGASMGLMTTLPSLPAVLSPLAREFASATGLPLETVLMLQVPVFSTVFFPYQSPPIVIAMQLGGVGLRHGTRLCLALAAITVVALLPLDYLWWRLLGYLP; encoded by the coding sequence ATGCCTCCATTCGTACGCCGCGCCGCGGCGCGTTTCGGCCTGAGCGGCCCGGATGCCACGCTGGCCGCCACCGCGCCGGTGCGGGACACCATTTCCGACCCCGGCCTGCGGCAATCCGCCAGGGCCGCCTTTGCCATCGGCGTGTGCATTGCGCTGGTGTTGAGCGCCGGCCACGCCATCGACGCGCCGCCGGCGCTGGTCTGGGCCGCGGCGCTGGTGTTGTCCACGGTGTGCTGCTGGGCGCTCGGCGCCTTGCCCGAGCCCACCGCCACGCTGCTGTTCTTCCTGTGCGCGGTCGTATTCCAGATTGCGCCGCCCAAGGTGGTGTTCAGCGGCTTTGCGTCGCCCGCGTGGTGGCTGATGTTCGGCGGCGCCGTCACCGGCGTGGCGCTGCGCAACAGCGGGCTGGCGCTGCGGCTGGCCGACGCCATCTTCCAGCGCCGGGTGCACGGGTATCCGCAACTGGTCGCGCTGGTCGCGGCCAGCGCCGTGGGCCTCGCGTTCCTGATGCCGTCCACCACCGGCCGCGTGCTGCTGCTGATCCCGATCGTGCTGGCGCTGGCGGACCGCGTGGGCCTGGCCCCCGGCTCCAACGGCCGTATCGGTCTGGTGCTGACGGTGGCTGCGGCCAGCTATATGCCGCCGACCACCATCCTGCCCGCCAATATCCCCAACAGCGTGCTGCTGGGCGCGGCCAGCTCGCTGTACGGCATCAACCTCAGCTACGGCGGCTACCTGCTGCTGCACTTCCCGATCCTCGGGCTGCTCAAGACCGTGGTGCTGGTCTGGCTGGTGTGCCGGCTGTTTCCGCACGACGCACCGCTGGCCGCGGCGCCGGCGGCAGCGCGCGCGCCGATGGGCCGGCAGGAGCGGCTGCTGGCGGTCATCCTGGCGATCGCCGTGGTGGGATTCGCCACCGACGCGCTGCATGGCATCTCGCCGGCCTGGATCGCGCTGGCCGCAAGCATCGTCTGCCTGCTGCCGGGCGTGGGGCTGGTCTCGTCCAGGGCGCTGGCCGAGCAGGTTCACCTGGTGCCGCTGCTCTATGTGGCGGGCTTCCTCGGACTTGGCGCGGTGGTGGAGTCGACCGGCCTGGGCACTGCCGTCAGCCACGCGCTGCTGAACTGGCTGCAGCTGACGCCGGGGCACACGGTGGCGAACGTCGGCGCGCTCGGCGCCGTGGGCGCCAGCATGGGCCTGATGACCACGCTGCCGAGCCTGCCGGCGGTGTTGTCTCCGCTGGCGCGGGAATTTGCCAGCGCCACCGGCTTGCCGCTGGAGACGGTACTGATGCTGCAGGTGCCGGTGTTCTCCACGGTGTTCTTCCCCTACCAGTCGCCGCCGATCGTGATCGCGATGCAGCTGGGCGGCGTCGGGCTACGCCATGGCACGCGGCTGTGCCTGGCATTGGCGGCCATCACGGTGGTGGCGTTGCTGCCGCTGGATTACCTCTGGTGGCGGCTGCTGGGGTACCTGCCCTGA
- a CDS encoding LysR family transcriptional regulator has translation MDIELARTFLQVVRTGSLLAAADKLHVTQTAVTARIKSLESQLNCRLFERNKAGARLTADGQRFLGYASQLVQTWEAACRELPLPAGLANLFRFGAEISLGNPLALLWATRMRQQMPALAVRAEVGEGEALQYKLQSGTLDAALVYQPEYAPGMHVEALMEEKLILIRSAQRDGPYVYVDWGPEFRRQHDSVLPQHARASLYFNLGPLALQYILQFGGSGYFRTRVVQSYLDNGALVRVDSASEFSYPVFLVCARTPAGMTQEAVRMLRDIVREESDWSQRWDVPL, from the coding sequence ATGGACATCGAACTCGCCCGCACCTTCCTGCAAGTCGTGCGCACCGGCAGCCTGCTGGCGGCGGCCGACAAGCTGCACGTCACGCAAACCGCGGTAACGGCCCGGATCAAGAGCCTGGAGTCACAGCTGAACTGCCGGCTGTTCGAGCGCAACAAGGCCGGCGCGCGCCTCACCGCCGACGGCCAGCGTTTCCTGGGCTATGCCAGCCAGCTGGTGCAGACCTGGGAGGCGGCTTGCCGCGAGTTGCCACTGCCGGCTGGGCTGGCAAACCTGTTCCGCTTTGGCGCCGAGATCAGCCTGGGCAATCCGCTGGCGCTGCTGTGGGCCACGCGCATGCGCCAGCAGATGCCGGCGCTGGCGGTGCGCGCTGAAGTGGGGGAGGGCGAGGCGCTGCAGTACAAGCTGCAGTCGGGCACGCTCGATGCGGCGCTGGTCTACCAGCCGGAGTACGCGCCCGGCATGCATGTCGAGGCGCTGATGGAGGAAAAGCTGATCCTGATCCGCTCGGCCCAGCGCGACGGCCCCTATGTCTACGTTGACTGGGGGCCGGAATTCCGGCGCCAGCATGACAGCGTCCTGCCCCAGCATGCGCGCGCGTCGCTGTATTTCAACCTCGGGCCACTGGCTTTGCAGTACATCCTCCAGTTCGGCGGCAGCGGGTATTTCCGTACGCGGGTCGTGCAGAGCTACCTCGACAACGGCGCGCTGGTGCGAGTCGACAGCGCATCGGAATTCTCGTATCCGGTCTTCCTTGTTTGCGCCAGGACGCCAGCCGGCATGACGCAGGAGGCCGTGCGCATGCTGCGCGATATCGTGCGCGAAGAATCGGACTGGTCGCAGCGTTGGGACGTGCCACTGTAG
- a CDS encoding acyl-CoA dehydrogenase family protein, translating into MQRLIFEAEHDAFRESARRFYQREVGPHGERWREQGCVDREVFRKAGEQGYLLMWADEKYGGAGVDDFRYEQILIEENARHGDSGFFGTLHSRLVAPYVGRIGNEEQRLRLLPAAARGEAIFAIAMTEPQTGSDLAGIRTRAEDHGDHWVLNGAKTYISNGQLADYVVVVARTDPERSHGLTLFIVERGMPGFERGRKLRKMGLHSQDTSELFFDNVKVPKANVLGEPGQAFRYLTRHLAEERLIGACGYMASAQVAFDLTLDYVKERKAFGRPIGTFQNSRFKLAELRAQLDAIQTFVDQCVLQHNAGTLTVETAASAKLLTSELQGRVVDEGVQLHGGAGYMEEYRICRMYTDARISRIYAGSSEIMKEIIGRSLGLDDRAKA; encoded by the coding sequence ATGCAACGCCTGATCTTCGAAGCCGAACACGACGCCTTCCGCGAATCCGCCCGCCGCTTCTACCAGCGTGAGGTCGGGCCGCACGGCGAGCGCTGGCGCGAGCAGGGCTGCGTCGACCGCGAGGTGTTCCGCAAGGCCGGCGAGCAGGGCTACCTGCTGATGTGGGCCGACGAGAAATACGGCGGCGCCGGCGTCGATGACTTCCGCTATGAGCAGATCCTGATCGAGGAAAACGCGCGCCATGGCGACTCCGGCTTCTTCGGCACGCTCCATTCGCGCCTGGTGGCGCCGTATGTCGGCCGCATCGGCAACGAAGAGCAGCGCCTGCGCCTGCTGCCGGCCGCGGCGCGCGGCGAGGCGATTTTCGCCATCGCCATGACCGAGCCGCAGACCGGCTCCGACCTGGCCGGCATCCGCACCCGGGCCGAGGATCATGGCGACCACTGGGTGCTGAACGGCGCCAAGACCTATATCTCCAACGGCCAGCTGGCCGACTACGTGGTAGTGGTGGCGCGCACCGACCCCGAGCGCAGCCACGGCCTGACGCTGTTTATCGTCGAGCGAGGCATGCCGGGCTTCGAGCGCGGCCGCAAGCTGCGCAAGATGGGCCTGCATTCGCAGGACACCTCGGAGCTGTTCTTCGACAACGTGAAGGTGCCCAAGGCCAACGTGCTCGGCGAGCCCGGCCAGGCCTTCCGCTACCTGACCCGGCACCTGGCCGAGGAGCGGCTGATCGGCGCCTGCGGCTACATGGCGTCGGCGCAGGTGGCGTTCGACCTGACGCTGGACTACGTCAAGGAACGCAAGGCCTTCGGCCGGCCGATCGGCACCTTCCAGAACTCGCGCTTCAAGCTGGCCGAGCTGCGCGCCCAGCTCGACGCGATCCAGACCTTTGTCGACCAGTGCGTGCTGCAGCATAACGCCGGCACGCTGACGGTGGAGACGGCGGCGTCGGCCAAGCTGCTGACCTCCGAGCTGCAGGGCCGCGTGGTGGACGAGGGCGTGCAGCTGCACGGCGGCGCCGGCTATATGGAGGAGTACCGCATCTGCCGGATGTACACCGATGCGCGGATCTCGCGAATCTACGCCGGCAGCAGCGAAATCATGAAAGAAATCATCGGGCGCAGCCTCGGGCTGGACGACCGCGCCAAGGCATAA